A DNA window from Lagenorhynchus albirostris chromosome 5, mLagAlb1.1, whole genome shotgun sequence contains the following coding sequences:
- the LOC132520313 gene encoding keratin-associated protein 26-1-like, producing NLTVPGHNDCSGNYSLRFLRNACHVPPPSSIALCSTNVSGGDVLCLPSSCQDHTWLLNNGQETCSEPTSCQPASCEPSNCETSSCPSSSCYVPRPCQGTSFLPASSCISGSCFPVCYRPLSYVSSSCQPQRLLTYGCRLLGYLPGGPHTHSITHYSLYLLHVSNYSTFALVSYHLLVHPTLPLLWDNSFGIVSNSLRPLHPLFSGCQPLTHVFSTCHPSCSAWGGL from the exons AATCTTACTGTGCCTGGGCACAACGACTGCTCTGGAAACTACAGCTTGAGATTCCTTAGAAATGCCTGTCatgttcctcctccctcctccattgCCCTCTGCTCTACGAATGTGAGCGGTGGGGATGTTCTCTGCTTGCCCAGCAGCTGTCAAGACCATACCTGGCTCCTGAACAACGGCCAAGAGACCTGCAGTGAACCTACCAGCTGCCAGCCGGCCAGCTGTGAGCCCAGCAACTGTGAAACTTCCAGCTGCCCTTCCTCTAGTTGCTATGTGCCCAGACCCTGCCAAGGCACCAgttttcttcctgcttcttctTGCATCTCTGGATCCTGCTTCCCAGTATGCTATAGACCTTTGAGCTATGTGTCTAGCAGCTGCCAACCCCAGAGACTCCTCACTTATGGATGCCGCCTCTTGGGTTATTTGCCTGGTGGTCCTCATACCCACAGCATTACCCACT ACTCTCTATATTTGCTTCATGTCTCCAATTACTCCACATTTGCCCTCGTTTCATATCATCTTCTTGTTCACCCTACCCTTCCTCTCCTTTGGGATAATTCTTTCGGCATTGTGTCCAACAGTCTCAGACCTCTGCATCCTCTCTTCAGTGGATGCCAGCCTCTGACACATGTGTTTAGTACTTGCCATCCATCTTGCTCTGCCTGGGGAGGCCTGTAA